The following proteins come from a genomic window of Alphaproteobacteria bacterium:
- a CDS encoding response regulator produces MAGGYFILYPKLKTHAVRSILEDHFWIFNDKGNVVDASNCSFVNFDDFLNKFEKCFHVYGEKKDVMSRLESKQPFEAIIQKKSNQEAYHCVFKKYYDYHVFHFKKIEDTLSIEELSKSSQDFLDVSPLGFIFIDQSNKILYYNASAQKLFSQSLRDKNVSEFIKNPQNGLQILNDTTMVYIVPLDDEMSLCTFFPKMDTVNNAEGAAFEISRIPSLIMDSDGRIQKYNLALRQSLKQFDISIDENFFQLIDKGKKSEIKSKYQRVLDTDNAVEPFETYFSNPDFITTTYTSRLENGLFLLQFINISEQKQLEQQFIQSQKMQAVGQLAGGIAHDFNNILTAIIGFSDLLLQKYLPNDPSYSDLIQIKQNANRAANLVRQLLAFSRQQTLQPTVLNVGDVLSELSALLKRLLGAKIDLQVKYGKHVHPVKTDLGQLEQVIINLAVNARDAMGYSGKLNISIENYQATKELCMGHDTMPKGDYVTISMQDTGCGIPSENLPHIFEPFFTTKQIGSGTGLGLSTVYGIMKQTGGFISVKSEVDHGTTFTLYLPSTSETVVMPQQKKNIIDLTGNERILLVEDEDAVRTFTARALRDKGYVVSEASSGRDALNATKNETFDLVVTDVVMPDIDGPTFVKRMREENPNVKVVFISGYSDESLDYSFLADGHMTTFLPKPFTIKDLATKVKDCLQAA; encoded by the coding sequence ATGGCCGGTGGATATTTCATTTTGTATCCTAAGTTAAAAACCCACGCAGTAAGATCTATCCTAGAAGATCATTTTTGGATTTTTAACGATAAAGGTAATGTTGTAGATGCGAGCAATTGTTCGTTTGTGAATTTTGATGATTTCTTGAACAAATTTGAGAAATGTTTTCATGTGTATGGTGAGAAAAAAGATGTGATGTCGCGTTTGGAATCTAAGCAGCCGTTTGAAGCAATTATTCAAAAGAAGAGTAATCAAGAGGCATATCATTGTGTGTTTAAAAAATACTATGACTATCATGTATTTCATTTCAAGAAAATTGAAGACACACTTTCGATTGAGGAGCTGTCAAAATCCTCTCAAGACTTTTTGGATGTTTCTCCCTTAGGATTTATTTTTATTGATCAAAGTAATAAGATTTTATATTACAATGCATCCGCGCAAAAGTTATTTTCTCAATCTTTGCGTGATAAGAATGTGTCAGAGTTTATCAAAAACCCTCAAAACGGTTTGCAGATTTTGAATGATACAACTATGGTATATATCGTGCCATTGGATGATGAAATGTCTTTGTGTACGTTCTTTCCTAAAATGGATACAGTTAATAATGCTGAAGGTGCGGCATTTGAAATTTCTCGCATTCCATCTTTGATCATGGATTCAGATGGTAGGATTCAAAAATACAATTTAGCATTAAGGCAAAGTTTAAAACAATTTGATATCTCTATAGATGAAAACTTTTTTCAGCTTATTGATAAAGGTAAAAAATCTGAAATTAAAAGCAAGTATCAACGAGTTTTAGATACAGACAATGCGGTTGAGCCATTTGAAACTTATTTTTCCAATCCAGATTTTATCACAACTACTTATACAAGTCGCTTGGAAAATGGATTGTTTCTTTTGCAATTTATTAACATTTCAGAGCAAAAGCAGCTGGAACAACAGTTTATTCAATCTCAAAAAATGCAGGCTGTAGGGCAGTTAGCAGGTGGAATTGCGCACGATTTCAATAATATTTTAACAGCCATTATTGGATTTTCAGATTTATTGCTGCAAAAGTATTTGCCTAACGATCCGTCTTATAGTGATTTGATTCAGATTAAACAAAACGCAAATCGTGCTGCGAATTTGGTGCGTCAGCTTTTGGCATTTTCACGTCAACAAACATTGCAGCCTACAGTGTTAAATGTAGGTGATGTGTTATCAGAATTGTCTGCATTATTGAAACGTTTATTAGGCGCAAAGATTGATTTGCAAGTAAAATATGGAAAACATGTTCATCCTGTAAAAACAGACTTGGGTCAACTAGAGCAGGTGATTATTAACTTGGCTGTAAATGCGCGAGATGCTATGGGATATTCTGGAAAGCTCAACATCTCGATTGAGAATTATCAGGCTACAAAAGAGCTCTGCATGGGTCATGATACGATGCCAAAAGGGGATTATGTGACTATTTCTATGCAAGATACAGGATGTGGCATTCCATCAGAGAATTTGCCACATATTTTTGAGCCATTTTTTACAACCAAACAAATTGGTTCAGGGACTGGGTTAGGGCTTTCAACAGTTTATGGAATTATGAAACAAACTGGTGGGTTTATTAGTGTGAAGAGTGAAGTGGATCATGGAACTACATTCACACTTTACTTGCCTTCCACCTCTGAAACTGTAGTGATGCCACAGCAAAAGAAAAATATTATTGATTTAACGGGTAACGAACGTATTTTGTTGGTTGAAGATGAAGATGCGGTGCGAACTTTTACCGCTCGTGCATTGCGCGATAAGGGGTATGTTGTGAGTGAAGCTTCTTCAGGGCGAGATGCTTTGAATGCAACCAAAAATGAAACATTTGATTTGGTGGTAACAGATGTTGTGATGCCAGATATTGATGGACCTACATTTGTGAAGCGCATGCGCGAAGAAAATCCCAATGTTAAGGTTGTGTTTATTTCAGGGTACAGTGATGAATCATTAGATTATAGCTTTCTTGCAGATGGTCATATGACGACATTTTTGCCAAAACCATTTACGATTAAAGATTTGGCAACGAAAGTGAAGGATTGCCTTCAAGCGGCTTAA
- a CDS encoding trypsin-like peptidase domain-containing protein codes for MFNRLLKSFALAAAFLGVIYFLTQDSQGHKPNFSFGKIQQDIKQNEAPAPVAETPLKEKEEEVVVKPQISSITSSHACVLEILPDIAEASLPSVVSIQNTQIKKQTARADQREKITVPGPFGDLFKEFFDNMPQTPRRVEAQGSGFIMRVYKDGKPYNAIITNYHVVRQDLAGASNALSVTFHNGNKMDMQIFAKDPKSDIAILMPKDIKNQKILNQLPSLTWGDSSKVRTGQKVLALGNPFGLGSTVTDGIISYTKGRDIPSMSENSKYINILPSLIQHSAQINMGSSGGVLLGLFKENNQWVGHAIGINTAIYTPSGGNVGVGFSIPSNMAKEKIDSMMQYGRVMYGWLGVMILPMQDMERKNFGIPQTHVFRVEDLVEKSPAAKAGLKKGDVIASFNGKVFDKDTRLEQLVSQTKPGTKVYIGVYRNNNFKDIEKIEVLIEENQMQFETTAPDATTVRIAELGMEVETYKNRDEQPAGARVISIEDTSSNISIMQGVEPGNIIDVIYVPLKNNKFEERKIGTAMDLDRVAKELKKAGIKNVNCQVKISETRGIIKPLAID; via the coding sequence TCATTTGCTTTGGCGGCTGCATTTCTAGGAGTGATTTATTTTCTAACTCAAGATAGTCAAGGACATAAACCCAATTTTTCTTTTGGAAAAATACAGCAAGATATTAAGCAAAATGAAGCTCCAGCACCTGTGGCTGAAACACCTCTTAAAGAAAAGGAAGAGGAGGTTGTCGTGAAACCTCAAATTAGCTCTATCACTTCATCCCATGCATGCGTTTTAGAGATATTGCCTGATATTGCGGAAGCTTCTTTACCAAGTGTTGTAAGCATTCAAAACACACAAATTAAAAAACAGACTGCAAGAGCTGATCAAAGAGAAAAAATAACAGTCCCTGGGCCTTTTGGTGATTTGTTTAAAGAGTTTTTTGATAATATGCCTCAAACCCCAAGGCGTGTAGAGGCTCAAGGTTCTGGGTTTATTATGCGCGTATACAAAGATGGAAAACCTTACAATGCTATTATCACTAACTATCATGTTGTGCGACAAGATTTAGCTGGCGCATCAAATGCATTGAGTGTGACATTTCATAATGGCAACAAAATGGATATGCAAATTTTTGCGAAAGATCCAAAAAGTGATATTGCAATCTTGATGCCAAAAGACATAAAAAATCAAAAAATTCTGAATCAGTTACCAAGTTTAACTTGGGGAGATTCTTCTAAAGTTCGGACAGGGCAAAAAGTTTTAGCGCTTGGGAATCCTTTTGGATTAGGTAGCACAGTTACAGATGGTATTATTTCCTACACAAAAGGGCGTGATATTCCTTCTATGAGTGAAAATTCAAAATATATCAATATCTTACCAAGTTTGATCCAACACAGTGCGCAAATTAATATGGGTAGTTCAGGAGGTGTGCTTCTTGGGTTGTTTAAGGAGAACAATCAATGGGTTGGTCACGCGATTGGTATTAATACAGCTATTTATACACCATCAGGAGGAAATGTTGGTGTTGGATTCTCTATTCCATCGAATATGGCAAAAGAAAAAATTGATTCTATGATGCAATATGGGCGTGTAATGTACGGGTGGCTTGGAGTTATGATCCTTCCAATGCAGGATATGGAACGCAAGAATTTTGGAATTCCACAAACCCATGTATTTAGAGTTGAAGACCTTGTAGAAAAAAGCCCGGCTGCAAAAGCAGGCCTAAAAAAGGGTGATGTGATTGCATCTTTTAATGGTAAGGTTTTTGACAAGGATACAAGGTTAGAGCAGTTGGTAAGTCAAACAAAACCTGGCACGAAGGTTTATATTGGTGTTTATCGTAACAATAACTTCAAAGATATTGAAAAGATTGAGGTATTGATTGAAGAAAATCAAATGCAATTTGAAACAACAGCGCCTGATGCAACGACTGTTCGAATTGCTGAATTAGGGATGGAAGTTGAAACATATAAAAACAGAGACGAGCAGCCAGCAGGAGCGCGCGTTATCTCAATTGAAGACACTTCATCCAACATATCAATTATGCAAGGTGTGGAGCCTGGAAATATTATTGATGTGATATATGTTCCGCTTAAAAACAATAAGTTTGAAGAGCGCAAAATCGGTACAGCAATGGATTTAGATCGTGTAGCAAAAGAGCTAAAAAAAGCTGGCATTAAAAATGTGAATTGTCAGGTGAAAATTTCTGAAACAAGAGGAATTATTAAACCTTTAGCGATTGACTAA
- a CDS encoding insulinase family protein, translated as MLIFIGGHFVMNAITPKNNLSSYDLNIDIKETFLDKTKTWMMKDKTSKLVHIKFVFKNTGHAFEQKQGSLSVLDNMIFEGAGALDAYHFQEFLSNNQVHLTFSFGPDDNEISIQTPPKNLNIALKALTLIFENLRLDPDEFKRAKEQLLLNLEQSKLEPTSLASDHFNKYAFKKHPYFDSIENKIIHIKAITPEDVKNALKQHFTSDRLSCVVLGNFDETAAESFIQSVKTLLQSTSILPTSLPPLEFQNTGKKKYFFMDVPQSVILFRTTAIPVDHPDFHALQLFNTILGASSFSSRLWFNIRESKGLAYNIGTALFVMRYASMLKGRMGTSTYQVEDALKILETTIKDTVEKGVTQKELDHQKQFVMGSFLTSFDSLGEMSRVLSTYITDLSLEGLKNRNKKIQALTLKEVNDAGKKHIKCEDLTFCILGNHKVD; from the coding sequence ATGCTCATTTTTATTGGAGGACATTTTGTCATGAATGCAATCACACCAAAAAACAATCTCTCATCTTATGATTTAAACATTGATATTAAAGAGACCTTCTTAGACAAGACGAAAACATGGATGATGAAAGATAAAACATCAAAGCTTGTTCATATTAAGTTTGTATTCAAAAATACTGGTCATGCATTTGAACAAAAGCAAGGTTCGCTTAGCGTCCTTGATAATATGATTTTCGAGGGTGCTGGAGCTTTAGATGCGTATCATTTTCAAGAGTTTTTATCTAATAATCAAGTTCACCTAACCTTTTCTTTTGGGCCGGATGATAACGAAATTTCCATACAAACACCGCCTAAAAATTTAAATATTGCACTGAAGGCGTTAACACTTATTTTTGAAAATTTAAGGCTTGATCCTGATGAATTCAAACGCGCAAAAGAACAGTTGTTGCTTAACCTAGAACAAAGCAAACTTGAACCCACTTCGTTAGCATCTGATCATTTCAACAAATATGCCTTCAAAAAGCACCCTTACTTTGACTCTATTGAAAATAAAATTATCCACATTAAAGCTATCACCCCCGAAGATGTGAAAAACGCCTTAAAGCAACACTTCACTTCAGACCGCCTATCTTGTGTTGTCCTTGGAAATTTCGATGAAACTGCTGCAGAATCTTTCATTCAAAGTGTAAAAACTTTACTCCAATCTACATCCATTCTACCGACGTCTTTACCACCTTTGGAGTTTCAAAACACAGGTAAGAAAAAATACTTCTTTATGGATGTGCCACAAAGTGTTATTTTATTCAGAACAACCGCAATCCCTGTAGATCATCCAGATTTTCATGCGCTTCAATTATTCAATACAATTTTAGGGGCAAGCAGTTTTTCATCAAGACTGTGGTTCAACATTCGCGAAAGCAAGGGTTTAGCGTACAACATTGGAACAGCTCTTTTCGTGATGCGTTATGCGAGCATGCTCAAAGGCAGAATGGGTACAAGCACATATCAAGTTGAGGATGCGCTAAAAATTTTAGAAACCACAATCAAAGATACAGTCGAAAAAGGCGTTACACAAAAAGAACTAGATCATCAAAAGCAATTCGTCATGGGAAGTTTTTTAACCTCTTTCGATTCTTTAGGCGAAATGAGTAGAGTTTTATCCACTTATATAACGGACCTTTCTCTGGAAGGGCTTAAAAATCGCAACAAAAAAATCCAAGCCTTAACTTTAAAAGAGGTAAATGACGCAGGCAAAAAACATATCAAATGTGAAGATCTAACCTTCTGCATTTTAGGAAATCATAAAGTTGATTAG
- the topA gene encoding type I DNA topoisomerase, with amino-acid sequence MLIVESPTKVKTIKKYLGKDYDVMTSYGHVRDLESKSGSVDPDHNFKMMWTLTSRGAKQVKAIVDACKKADTLYLATDPDREGEAISWHIKEILKSKKIKCDIKRITFFEITEKAVKEALEHPRDINQDLVNAYLARRSLDYLFGFTLSPVLWRKLPGAKSAGRVQSVALRLITEREDEIKVFIPQEYWSAYVLFQKFDAKLTVYDKKKVEKLFIKDKAQAEGIKKTLEACDFLVNTLEKKSVKRQPPPPFMTATLQQAASRQIGFSSKKTMTVAQTLYEGLKIGTETQGLITYMRTDSLSLSNEALNAIRGYIAQKYDAQYLPKSPRVYKKKVRNAQEAHEAIRPIDVNLTPEKVQKDLTPDQYKLYKLIWERAVASQLSEALFDRVTAKIESTDQKHELGATGTTCTFKGFLILHRDDEEDEREEEKKLPLLKEGQALDKKGVEINQHFTQPPPRYNEASLVKKLVELGIGRPSTYVSLIETLKTRQYVRLDNKQFIPENRGKIVTYFLEKFFHKYVEYDFTALLEEKLDEISSGKNAYIDVLEDFWKPFSEQVKGTMSLTVTEVIDYLEEKIQDEKKPCPLCKKGTLNLKLSKYGAFLGCSLYPDCKYAAPLEGEDAGDLQEKPEDNSLGVDPETQSEVYLKKGPYGYYVQVGAKRTAMPKNIEPQDLTLKQALMLNKLPLKIGEYEDKDVQVGIGRFGPYVKHGSVFASIPKGLSLFGINLDEAIGLLQQKQAKVSAKKK; translated from the coding sequence CTGCTTATTGTTGAGTCACCTACCAAGGTTAAAACGATCAAAAAATATTTAGGTAAAGATTATGACGTTATGACAAGTTATGGTCACGTACGCGATCTAGAGAGTAAGAGTGGCTCTGTTGATCCAGATCATAATTTTAAGATGATGTGGACATTAACTTCTCGAGGTGCAAAGCAAGTTAAGGCTATTGTGGATGCATGCAAAAAAGCAGATACGTTGTATTTAGCTACAGACCCTGATCGTGAGGGAGAAGCTATCTCTTGGCATATTAAGGAGATTCTTAAGAGTAAAAAAATTAAATGCGATATTAAACGTATTACTTTTTTCGAAATTACAGAAAAAGCTGTGAAGGAAGCATTAGAGCATCCGCGCGATATCAACCAAGATTTGGTCAATGCATATCTTGCAAGACGTTCTTTGGATTATTTATTTGGTTTTACCTTATCGCCTGTTTTATGGAGAAAGTTACCAGGAGCTAAGTCGGCAGGTCGTGTGCAATCTGTTGCATTGCGTTTGATTACTGAGCGGGAAGATGAGATTAAAGTTTTTATCCCGCAGGAATATTGGTCTGCATATGTTTTGTTTCAAAAGTTTGATGCAAAACTTACTGTATATGATAAAAAGAAAGTTGAAAAACTCTTTATTAAAGATAAAGCACAAGCTGAAGGGATTAAAAAAACTTTAGAAGCATGTGATTTTCTTGTGAATACACTTGAGAAAAAATCTGTCAAACGTCAACCGCCTCCACCATTTATGACCGCTACATTACAACAAGCAGCTTCAAGACAAATTGGATTCAGCTCTAAGAAGACAATGACTGTAGCGCAGACATTATATGAAGGTTTAAAAATTGGCACAGAAACGCAAGGTTTGATTACATATATGAGAACGGATAGTCTTTCTTTATCTAATGAAGCGCTAAATGCAATACGCGGATATATTGCTCAAAAGTATGATGCGCAATATTTACCAAAATCACCGCGTGTATACAAAAAGAAAGTGCGAAATGCACAAGAAGCGCACGAGGCTATCAGACCTATCGATGTGAATTTAACTCCGGAAAAAGTGCAAAAAGATTTAACGCCTGATCAATATAAATTGTATAAGTTAATCTGGGAGAGAGCGGTTGCATCGCAACTAAGTGAAGCGTTATTTGACCGCGTTACAGCTAAGATCGAATCAACAGATCAAAAGCATGAGTTGGGTGCAACGGGCACGACATGTACATTTAAAGGGTTTTTAATTTTACATAGAGACGATGAGGAAGATGAAAGAGAGGAAGAAAAGAAACTACCCCTTTTAAAAGAAGGGCAGGCATTAGATAAAAAAGGCGTTGAGATTAACCAGCATTTTACACAACCGCCTCCACGTTATAATGAAGCTTCTTTGGTGAAAAAACTTGTAGAGCTTGGTATTGGTCGTCCCTCAACATATGTTTCTTTAATTGAAACACTAAAAACACGACAATACGTGCGCCTCGATAATAAGCAATTTATTCCTGAAAATAGAGGAAAAATTGTTACTTACTTTTTAGAAAAATTTTTTCATAAATATGTAGAATATGATTTTACAGCCCTTTTAGAAGAAAAGCTTGATGAAATTTCCTCTGGAAAAAATGCTTATATTGATGTTTTAGAAGATTTTTGGAAACCTTTTAGTGAGCAAGTCAAAGGAACAATGTCGCTTACGGTTACTGAAGTTATTGATTACCTAGAAGAAAAAATTCAAGATGAGAAAAAACCATGCCCCTTATGTAAAAAAGGCACATTGAATTTAAAGTTGAGTAAGTATGGGGCGTTTTTAGGTTGTAGTTTATATCCAGATTGCAAATATGCAGCTCCGTTGGAGGGCGAGGATGCGGGTGATTTGCAAGAAAAGCCTGAGGATAACTCTCTAGGTGTGGATCCGGAAACACAAAGCGAGGTTTATCTGAAAAAAGGTCCATATGGGTATTATGTTCAAGTGGGAGCAAAGCGTACAGCAATGCCTAAAAATATAGAGCCACAGGATCTTACATTGAAGCAGGCTCTTATGTTAAACAAATTACCTTTGAAAATTGGCGAGTATGAAGATAAAGATGTGCAGGTAGGAATTGGTCGATTTGGTCCTTATGTGAAGCATGGAAGTGTTTTTGCATCTATACCAAAAGGGTTATCTCTGTTCGGTATCAATTTAGATGAAGCGATTGGTCTTTTGCAGCAGAAGCAGGCGAAGGTTAGTGCGAAGAAGAAGTAG
- a CDS encoding rRNA pseudouridine synthase: MTNTQKERLAKVLARAGVASRREAERLILEGVVSVNNERVNTVTTFVDGSDVIHVNGKKISIDVEPKLWLYHKPKGLITTHKDPQGRPTVFEDIDVGERVISVGRLDLNTEGLLLLTNYGPWARELEMSDLPRVYKVRFFGDVTEKKLDILRRPFVIEGVRYQPFQVERAGDKWLKIIIHEGKNREIRRALEFIGLQVSRLIRVSYGPYELGSLKLHEVLKIK, from the coding sequence ATGACGAATACTCAGAAAGAACGATTAGCAAAAGTCCTGGCTCGCGCAGGTGTGGCATCAAGACGAGAGGCGGAGCGACTTATTTTAGAAGGGGTTGTGTCTGTCAATAATGAGAGAGTAAATACGGTTACTACCTTCGTTGATGGTAGTGATGTGATCCATGTGAATGGCAAAAAAATTTCAATAGATGTGGAGCCAAAATTATGGCTTTATCATAAACCTAAAGGACTTATCACAACTCATAAAGATCCACAAGGACGACCAACAGTTTTTGAAGATATTGATGTGGGGGAGCGTGTTATTTCTGTGGGGCGGTTAGATTTAAACACAGAGGGTTTATTGTTGCTGACAAATTATGGGCCGTGGGCGCGAGAATTAGAAATGTCTGACCTGCCTCGGGTTTATAAGGTGCGATTCTTTGGCGATGTGACAGAGAAAAAACTGGATATTTTAAGGCGACCATTTGTTATTGAAGGGGTGCGTTATCAGCCTTTTCAAGTTGAAAGAGCCGGAGATAAGTGGCTTAAAATTATAATTCATGAAGGTAAAAATCGTGAGATTCGACGTGCATTGGAATTTATCGGATTGCAGGTGTCGAGGTTGATTCGAGTTTCATATGGTCCATATGAATTAGGGAGTTTAAAATTACACGAAGTTTTGAAAATTAAATAG
- a CDS encoding insulinase family protein, with the protein MTLFDAKHYELKNGLKIVLIKKLSKATTIKVLYKIGTADDPEGFTGLSHFLEHMMFRGTKKHPGNAFNEKMTQIGGYINAFTSFDMTCYIAKVPSNYLEEILEMEADRMENLQFKQEDFDAELKAVEEEYGMRVGNRPTGPVEEVIFRNMYLYHPYGVLPIGYPHHIKAYTRENTFAWYKKWYHVNNATIIIAGDIDFEDTLKVIEKYFGKLKAVTLPERKRAKEPNAQGITRYIKQENERFASSSVEFMYEAPKKDYAYSFAQYMLGGGTLSLFYNHFVRKLDKGIQYVYTSYHFSLDDPGILTIGFDISPDKVLQDVVMDDYETYKKELLSGYLDSEEFKARFENAKKRRIGNLIHKTDGTMNAAENFISLGYGLTFDEINKQGEILEKITLEDVKKAMQDILTQKPKVVFIGVPKSEDKAKYSVRID; encoded by the coding sequence ATGACACTATTTGATGCAAAACATTATGAATTAAAAAATGGTTTGAAAATTGTTCTAATCAAAAAACTATCTAAAGCTACAACTATTAAAGTGCTATACAAAATTGGAACAGCAGATGATCCTGAAGGATTTACAGGATTATCGCATTTCCTAGAACATATGATGTTTAGAGGCACAAAAAAACATCCAGGCAATGCCTTCAATGAGAAAATGACTCAAATTGGTGGTTATATTAATGCATTTACGAGTTTTGATATGACATGCTATATCGCAAAAGTTCCATCAAATTATCTGGAGGAAATTCTAGAGATGGAAGCGGATCGCATGGAGAATCTCCAATTCAAACAAGAAGACTTTGATGCAGAATTAAAAGCCGTAGAAGAAGAATATGGTATGCGTGTTGGTAACCGACCAACAGGACCTGTGGAAGAAGTGATCTTTAGAAATATGTATCTTTATCATCCTTATGGCGTGTTACCTATAGGATACCCACATCATATCAAAGCATATACAAGAGAAAATACATTCGCATGGTATAAAAAATGGTATCATGTAAACAATGCAACCATCATTATTGCAGGCGATATTGATTTTGAGGACACACTTAAAGTAATCGAAAAATATTTTGGAAAACTAAAAGCAGTCACTCTTCCTGAAAGAAAGCGCGCAAAAGAACCAAATGCGCAAGGAATTACCCGTTATATTAAACAAGAAAATGAACGATTTGCCTCTTCCTCTGTTGAATTCATGTATGAAGCGCCTAAAAAAGATTATGCCTATAGTTTTGCCCAATATATGTTGGGTGGCGGAACGCTTTCTCTGTTTTACAATCATTTCGTCAGAAAATTGGATAAAGGTATTCAATATGTATATACAAGCTATCACTTCTCCTTAGATGATCCAGGGATTTTAACGATAGGTTTTGATATATCGCCAGACAAAGTTTTACAAGATGTCGTAATGGATGATTATGAAACATATAAAAAAGAATTATTATCAGGATATCTAGATAGTGAAGAGTTTAAAGCGCGCTTTGAAAACGCAAAAAAACGTCGAATTGGAAACTTAATTCACAAAACAGACGGCACCATGAACGCGGCTGAAAACTTCATTTCGCTTGGGTATGGTTTAACTTTTGATGAAATTAATAAACAAGGTGAGATTCTTGAAAAAATCACATTAGAAGATGTAAAAAAGGCCATGCAGGATATACTAACACAAAAGCCAAAAGTTGTGTTTATTGGCGTGCCAAAATCCGAAGATAAAGCAAAATATTCTGTGCGAATTGACTAA
- the rsmI gene encoding 16S rRNA (cytidine(1402)-2'-O)-methyltransferase, whose translation MPLTIASTPIGNLKDITLRTLETLKNADLILCEDTRVTQKLLKHYDIQKPLLIYNDFNTPHKRIIEALQEEKNVVLVSDAGTPLMSDPGYKLIQECQSNNIAITAEPGASAIINAIVLSGMPPYPFYFGGFFDPKKSDLSVNATLVFFEAPHRLIKTLQKLKDIPREIAVVREMTKRFEEIMRGSAQELLRICERFEPRGEIVLVFSPILETQANSINIEDEIKKMLEKHSINETAKILSQLYGISKKEVYKKALEISQSLKV comes from the coding sequence ATGCCACTCACGATAGCGTCTACACCGATTGGAAATCTCAAAGATATAACCTTAAGAACATTAGAAACTTTAAAAAACGCAGACCTAATTTTGTGTGAAGACACGCGCGTGACACAGAAATTGCTCAAGCACTATGATATCCAAAAACCACTTCTTATTTACAACGATTTCAACACACCACATAAGAGAATTATTGAAGCACTACAAGAAGAAAAAAATGTTGTTCTGGTGTCAGATGCCGGCACACCCTTAATGTCAGATCCAGGCTATAAGTTAATTCAAGAATGTCAAAGTAACAATATTGCTATAACAGCTGAACCTGGGGCATCAGCTATTATAAACGCGATTGTTTTATCTGGCATGCCGCCCTACCCATTTTATTTTGGCGGATTCTTTGATCCAAAAAAATCTGATTTATCCGTAAATGCAACTTTAGTTTTTTTTGAAGCGCCACATCGACTCATAAAAACACTGCAAAAACTTAAGGATATTCCTAGAGAAATTGCGGTTGTGCGAGAGATGACAAAACGATTTGAGGAAATAATGCGTGGCTCAGCACAAGAGCTACTAAGGATTTGCGAACGCTTTGAACCCAGAGGAGAAATTGTGCTTGTTTTTTCGCCTATTCTTGAAACTCAGGCAAACTCCATTAATATCGAAGACGAGATCAAAAAAATGCTTGAAAAACATTCGATTAACGAAACAGCAAAAATACTAAGCCAACTATATGGAATATCAAAGAAAGAAGTGTATAAGAAGGCTTTGGAAATTAGTCAATCGCTAAAGGTTTAA
- a CDS encoding ribonuclease H-like domain-containing protein, with amino-acid sequence MKIFKGDLPDDLEIKGEVAIDTEAMGLKPHRDRLCLVQMATQDQRVFAVQFVDDKFKAPNLVRILNDPKILKIFHYARFDVTTMTHYLKDLQIKNIFCTKIASYLARTYTDRHGLKNLVKELLNIEMDKTAQTSYWGADTLTEKQKEYAASDVLHLCRLKEILVKRLKREERYELALDCFKFLPTQAKVDLLFAEETDIFAYQLGKNN; translated from the coding sequence ATGAAGATTTTTAAGGGCGATTTGCCAGATGATTTAGAAATTAAGGGCGAGGTTGCGATTGATACAGAAGCTATGGGATTAAAGCCTCACAGAGATCGTTTATGTTTAGTGCAAATGGCGACTCAAGATCAGAGAGTGTTTGCTGTGCAGTTTGTTGATGATAAATTTAAAGCACCAAATTTAGTGAGAATTTTAAACGATCCAAAAATTTTAAAAATCTTTCATTATGCGCGTTTTGATGTGACAACAATGACGCACTATTTAAAAGACCTGCAGATAAAAAATATTTTTTGCACAAAAATAGCTTCCTATTTAGCAAGAACATACACAGATCGTCATGGATTAAAAAACTTGGTAAAAGAGTTGCTGAATATTGAGATGGATAAGACCGCTCAGACATCCTACTGGGGTGCAGATACTTTAACTGAAAAGCAAAAAGAATATGCAGCTTCAGATGTTTTGCATTTGTGTCGTTTGAAAGAGATTTTAGTTAAACGCTTAAAAAGGGAAGAGCGTTATGAGTTGGCGCTTGATTGTTTTAAGTTTTTACCAACACAAGCAAAAGTTGATCTATTGTTTGCGGAAGAGACAGATATTTTTGCCTACCAATTGGGTAAAAATAATTAG